The Dryobates pubescens isolate bDryPub1 chromosome 6, bDryPub1.pri, whole genome shotgun sequence genomic interval TTTCTGCTTCTTGTTTTTAGGAATTGGAAAGACTACCTTGATCCAGAAAGTCACTCAAGCTCTGAAATCTTCGGGCGTTCCCATTGATGGATTTTACACAGAAGAAGTTAGAGAAGGTGGCAGGAGAACAGGATTTGATGTTGTCACTTTGTCTGGAAAACGAGGACCTTTATCTAGGGTCAGGTACTGAAGTTTTAATAACTCTTAAGTGGCTTATTGTTTCATGCTTCTGCTCCAGTCTGTCAGCATGTTAAATGCTCCTCCAGAACATGATTTCTGGCATACATAGAGCTTTCTTGGCTTTTGAGTTCTTTGTTCAGCACTGGAGTCCTGGTTGTTGTCTGTGTTGTGTCTATAAACAGCATCTCTGTTGCTTAATGAAGTACAGAAGATGTGCTAGAGAAGGATGTTCTTTCTTACGATCTATTTTACACCAAATAGAGAGGAAGCACTGTGGAGCCTTTTACTGTGAGGCCAAGTCTCTTTGCAATACACTAAGTAGCTTATTATAGTCAGGGGGGAAGATGTTTCTGTTGTTTCCACCACCTGATTTATGAAGTCAGAAGTGAAAAGTAAAAAGGAAACTGCATAGAACATTGTTTGAAAGAGCCACTGATTGGCCTACAAAACCCACACATGAATTTTAAGAACAAGAGGGTTTCAGAGCCCCACTAAGAGAGGGATCTCTGAAGTGCAGAGGAGGTTACAGTCTCTCTTGATTGAGGTTTTTATACTTTGTGCAAAACTTAGTCTAGAACCAGATGTGCTGTTAGCACCTCATTCAAACATAGGTGATCTGACTAATTTGCATACTGCTAATGAGGGGGGTTCACCTGGGATAGTGTGATGTAACACATGCAAACACAGTATTTTTCCAAGATTGTTTCAGGGTTTTGCAGCCCGTACTGAGGTTGCAATACGACTTAATGGATTATTTGCAGAGACTCTTTTCTTAGAAGAATTAAAGGGATTTGACTTACTAAGATAACTTCTCATAAATCCACTTGTAATGATTCTGGAGTGTTCTCACTGAACTCATTACTTAGAAGGAATTTTGTATCTCTTTTGCAAATTCAGTTCTGATTCTTCTACTTCAAGACGTGAATGTCGGGTTGGACAGTATGTTGTGGACGTTGTTTCATTTGAGCAGTTGGTTCTACCTATGCTGAGAAATGTGAGTATTCTATGAAAGCTGTTGAAAAATGGATGCTTTATGGTAATCTGTGTTATTGGAAGGCCCTTCTAATAAATGGACCATTTCTTGTGTTCTGCTGATTCTAATTGGCTCATTCTTATGTGCTTAATGGGGTGTTGCAGAGATTCCAGTCCCCTCTCATTCTTGATCTGAcatcatcctgtgatacaacctCCTTGGCCTGAGAGGTAGGCAATAGGAAGTTTCTTCCTATGCTCCTTGCATattggaaagcaaacaaaatgtaGAAGTGGCTTTGCCACACACAGAGTGGTGTTACTGGGTCCAAGAAAAAGgcttttgttgctgcttttcttctttacagccttttttccctctcttgctCTGATTCCCATCTTCTTCCAGTAAAGCTGTTTGCTGCTTTAACCCAGTGATTGTTTTTGATTACCACTGTGTAAGTGTTTGCAGGCTGGTTAGTTTGAACTGATAATGTCAGCCTGATAATTCAGGATGTAGCTTGCTGCACAAGGAATGTTCCACCTGTGACAAGATTTTCCACACAGTCTTTTTCCTATTCttctcctaacattctgttaactgcctttttccttctcccctctctctcattCCAACCTGTCCTGTCTCCAAAATTAAACAAGAACAGATCTGATTTTAGCAATAACATATCACAGTGTGCAGCAGCTCCTACATTGCCAAGACTCAAGGGGCCAccaaagaaacttctttatagaCTTTGAAAGAATAAAAAACCCAGAGAGGTACAAGAAGCAAAAATGAGATTGAGGATCTAATTCTTGTTATTGTGAAAGAATATTAAAATCTGAGATTAGGGAAGCAAAGTCATTGGGagcaagggagaaaaggaatatGAATTAAATGTTTAATTCCACTGTAACTTGATTTACTGTTAGTAACTAGAAGGATAGTTTAATAAATTAGATTGTATTAGGCCAGTGCCATATTACTGTATACATGTGAAGTCCAGGAAAGATCTTGCTAGAAGAGTGTTATTGTTGAATTTTTCTGGTAGCTTTCTGCAAGTACAAGAGAGTGAAAAGAAGGACAAAAGGTGCCAGCAGGGTTGGACAATGCATGACCCTGTTCTCATTGAAAGCACTGCTCATCACTTTCATGGGAATATGGCCATGCATGTAGGTGGCACAaaacaggagaggaggagagtgagGAACATCGTAGAACTGAAACGAGGAGACAAATGAAGAATGAGGGCAGGAGTGCTATAGGTATGGTCTGGTTTgatcagagagcagcacagagtggGCTCATTTAATTTGGAGGACAGCTTCAGCTACTAAGACTTGAATCTTGTTTGTTGCAGTGAGAAGAGAGGTAGATCCTGCAATGGATGATCTCTCTGGTTCTGGAGACTTTAGTGGGCAGGAATTTTTTTCACCACAAAACGCTCCGTTTCTCAGTGTGTGACCTAGGGACTCGGATTGGCTTCTTAGCTCACTTACGTGTGAAAGGGTTTTAGATCAAACAGCTGCTCAGTAGGGACTTGGCATGAGAAGATTTTAGGATGCATGTTATGTAGTTGTTCCACTTTCCCAGAAGCAAATACTTTGCCTTCacaagggaaaacatttttacaATTTTTTTGTAGgttctgtatgatgtgactggTATTGATGTATATTCATGGATCTGCAGGAGTGTTTAGACTTGAGTTGATTTCCTCCTCAATTCTATAAATAATGGAGTATAGTTCTTAGTTGCTTTTACCAAGAGAGGGCAGGGAGTgcacttccttttcttttgaacACTTCCTTCACTTTCCAAGTTGTCTTTCCCTCAGTGGCAGTCACCCTTGTTTTCTCCTAGACTTTCCTGATGCTCACACTCTGCAACATGGTAGTGTTTGGCAAGCAAATCATAAGCATGGTTAATCATTAGTATGGTGCCTGTGCTACGATCCAGGTAGAACTACGGAGTAAGCTGTATCTTGACAAAGAAATGGAAGTCGACTGTTCTGATGTGAGAGAGACTTGGAAATGGCTTAGTTGTTGTCCAGATACCTTTGAAGAAAACTAGATGTTTTGAGAGAAATGCTAGTTGTGACCCTACTTTAATCCAGTTACCAAAGGAGAAACTTCCAAATCTGGATTTAAGTTGAGTAGTTGTCTTTTTTTAATACTTGTGTGGCTATTGATCTGTTGTAAATGCAGAATTTGATGGGAAGAGCAAAGTTTTGGAAAACATGTGTCCATCAGATTGAGAGCTACTGGTAGGCAAAGAGCAGTTCTTGGTTGTTTAATAGCTTATATGGGACTACTGAGAATTCTGCTTTGAAGGAAAACTGGTATTACAGATATTTCCTCTTGTAGCTGGTATTTATATTGCACATATATTTTCATATTTCCAGAAATCTGTGTTGAAGCAGAAGTTACAGATTTGTCTGTCAGTTACCAGCAACAGCTTTGATTCTTCTACTTTCCCCAATACTACAATTTAATTGATTTCTTTTGGAGATATTTCTACTACTAGCATATAAACTATTTTTGTTGCTTCTTGTAAATTCTGTACTGTTCAGTCTCTTGGTGCACTTTTCCACAGGTAAACCATGGCAGCGATGCAGAGAAAAAGATTTGTGTCATAGATGAGATTGGTAAAATGGAACTCTTCAGCCAGGCTTTTATTCAAGCTGTTCGTCAAACGCTGACTGGCTCAGGGACTGTGGTGCTTGGCACTATTCCAATACCCAAGGGAAAGCCACTGGATCTTGTTGAAGAAATAAGAAGCAGGAAAGATGTTAAAGTGTTCAATGTGAGTAGTATTTAATATCCTTAAAGATCCTTCTGttctgggtttttggtttgtgtttggctCTGTTTAAAACCCAACTGTTACTACCAGTTGATAGCTGTAAGTAAatttctggagctcctattacaagaAGAATATAGACATactggaacttgtccagagaagggccatgagggtgaTCATAGGgttggagacagactgagagagttgggactattcagtctggagaagagaccaggctggatgaggctctggccagcctgatctagtgtggggtgtccctgcccatggcagggggttggaactagatgatccttgtggtcccttccaaccctgactgatactaagagaaggctccaaaaagaccttattgtggccttccagtatcttaaggggacctacaagaaagctggggaaggactttttagggtgtcaggtagtgataggactagggggaatggagcaaaactagaagcgggtagattcagattggatgttaggcagaaatTCTGCACCATGGGGATGAtaagatgctggaacaggttgcccagagaggtggtagaagccccaatccctggaggtttttaaggccaggctagatgtggctctgagcctgatctagtgtatagtgtccctgcccatggcaggggggttggaactagatgatccttgaggtcccttccaaccctagcgaCTCTATgaaaaaaagaggcagcagtggagttGTTAATTTTACAGACATAATTTTCAGAATATTAGGGCCCCAGAGTGCATTTCTGATCAGTTATAGGGAGGCTCGCAAAAACATACCACAACAGTCTGTTTACAGAAATAGGTGTGTGAGGTTTTCTTAACATCTATAAATGTCTTGAATGCTTCAGGAAAGCAAGCTAAACACAGCCCTACtcctttgatttatttttctgctcaATGTGTGGTATTTGTAGTAGAAAATAAAGCTATGTAGCCACAACTGAACTGTGTGTCTCTATAAATTCAGTAAGTGGGACTTCCACATCCTGGCTTACTAACAGGGGCAATATGCTGTAGAGCACTATACTGTTGTGGCTTGTTCTCTATCAAACTCATGTTACAATGAGAATGcttactttgttttcctttgaatgAGGATGGGAAAAACCAGTATTTAAATGACTTTGTACTGAATTACCTGAATTactgcagagaaagcaaaatatttatctgatttttttcctcttcaaagTGAGATTAATAAAGCTGCCGTGCTCAGAACGGTTCCTCAGCTTTCTTCCAGTTGGTGGTCCCATCATCCTCAATTTCtgtgttttttaaattaaatgccTGTTTAATTAAGTGCTAATGTGATCCTAGGAGCAAAGACAAGAGAAGATTCCTCACATAAACATTCACCTCCTACCTTTCCTTTCAGAGATAAAGCCCTGTGTTTCCTGCTAACAAGCTGATGTGAGTTAGTTGTCAGGCTACTGAAGGAATGCACATTAATGTGAATTTTACACGACTGACTTTGCAGTGGTAGGCCTGgggatgaggggatggagaaTACCTTGCTGAAAATAACAGTCATTCTGTGACTAGGCTGCAGTTGCAGCAAGTCAGTAGTGTGCTTTTGGCTCTCTCAgatgaggaaacagcatttgACACTTCAAGGACTCTTGGGGTTTCCAGTCTCATGTTGTGAGGGcatgtgtgtggtgggttgaaatttcccccaacattaactttgccagaccagctcagctagaagcaaatgaaagctgtatgtacaggcaaaactacaatctgcaatgcagtgcaatgaatatgtacagaatGTGCAGCATTTACaacatttacagatatttacattGAACAAAAAACATGAGAAGCCCCCTGGTCaagaagaccagggaagctgtctctgtgtgtgtgtcgtCATCCCACCTCGCCCCcatccaaaagggagaaaggagcagagaaaaagcagttgttagacttcaccaaaacaatgcagccaaggtcaagcagaaacaGATTAGTATCCCTACAGAGCACAAAGTGAGCAGAGAAGATAAAcccccagaatgttttggtacaaACAGTCTTGTAGCAGTTATGTCTCCAAttaaattgtttagaattatctttggcttttcctttttatacccaatagtgattAATGTACattttcctacttttctgctcaaaatgaggaaagactgagggagctgggattgcttagcctggagaaaaggagactcaggggtgaccttatcactctctacaactacctgaaggggggttgtagacaggcagatgatggtctcttcccccaggcagctagtaccagaacaagaggacacagtctcaggctgcaccaggggaggtttaggttggatgttaggaagaagttctatacagagagagcgattgcccattggaataggctgcctggggaggtggtggagtcatcgtcattggaggttttcaggaggagacttgatggggtgcttggtgccatgggttagttgtttaggtggtgttggattggttgatgggttggacgcgatgatcttgaaggtctcttccaacctggtttattctattctattctaaaatatgtaacaaaattttacaggcatagcctaaaactaccacaatatgCCATTTAGCCCCAGGTTGTTAGTTGTATCAGACTGCTGATAGATCTTTTTCTTAAGTagtgcccagagccagcaaaaCTTCCTGTGAATTTCACTGGAACAATGTTtctgcagctggaaaaaaactttgcttaaaaaaaagaaccatTCTGTTtatgctgctgaggctgggacaTGCTGGTTTCTTTGTTGAAATAGTTCTCTGTTGCATCCGTTAGCCAAAAGCATGGGTGTGAATTGTGTGACAGACTGCAATAGTTCCCAGGTGTCAGAGACCTGCTGTACTGAAGTCCTGAGCAAGAGAGCATCTGCTTTGCTTACTTCTCCAGTAAGCTCCTCCAGCTAGCTAAAATGTGTACATCAACAAAGCCAGAACCTGTCCGTGGGGAGTCGGAGGTGTTACTAGCTGAAGTAAATACAGGAATACTCTGTTTTTCAATGGCTATAGCATGGGGAGAACTCAGAGTGCCTAAATAGTAAGAAATTACTGACTATAAGCTAACTTTTGTGGTGCCTGGAAATGTGCAGAAGTAGGTGACTACCtttaaaacaaccccaaaaccaaacccaaacccctaaaaaaaccaccaccaaaaagccCCACAGAAGTTCTGCTTGCTTTGTTGCATTATGGAGTTAGGGTGCATTCGAGTAACTCAGCAGAGTCTCCTCATGCTTCTCTTAGTGTCACAAGAGCAGCTTCTGATGTTTCCCACCAAGTGCATAGAAGACATCTGTTAGTTTTTCAGTCCCTTCTGTCTTGAAAGTATATTCAGTTGGTGTAAATGGACCCAGATGCCCTAAACTTAGCTGAGGATTTGGTCCCAAATGTTTAATGTAGTGTTATGTTTAGAACACTTAACCATTTGAATTCCAACATTTAACACATTTCTTTCCATTGTTGCCCAATTCCATACTGAAAACTAAAGCTTCTGCACTGCCCAGGTCTGTGTGATTTTGCAGACTTGGTGTCATAAATAGGATCAGATTATCCCTAGCAGCTGGCACATTCTCACCTTCTCATATTTTCCCATCTATTAATTTTGCCTCCATGAAACCCATTAGTGCAGTTGGGTTGAATATGCCTTTTAAGAAGAAAACAGTTAAATGGattagaagaagaaaaggttcCATTTGAACAGGCAATAAAAAAGGAGTTTTCTTGACAGGACTTTAACAGTTGGGGGAAGAAAGCTTTTATCCTCTACTGCTTCTTGCTTGGAGTCTAGGTGGTAGTTTCCTCAAAATAGCACCTACAGTTATTTTCAACTCCCTGTCTAAAATTTACCCATCTGTTTGTACATTCAGtacagatactggaaggtgttttttttccctctctgagaGAGCTGTCTGCACAGAATGTCTCCAGATCTTACAAGGAGACTTTATCAAGCAGCCTTTGTAAAGCACTTGTGGGAATATTCCAGCACTTGGGCAcattctctctgctgctctcactggaCTTCTGGCATGTAGgtatggaagagagagagataaaatgTAGTATTGTTGGCTGTGAGACAGTGGGAAGAGGTATTAAATGTTCAGGAGGTCCTTTGAAAGTCAGGATATCAGAACACTTGCTGTGAGATTTAGAGtttggctgctctgtgctctgtgccTTGTTTACCTTGAGGTCTCAATAGCCTTAAAAGAGCTATTCCATTCTTCGTTGTCTTGCTTTTTTTGCTATTGTGTGGTTTTCTGTTTATCTTCTAATAGGCTTGGAATGATAACAAACCAGCAATAGTTTGCAGGCAGATTTTCCCTTTcagtttctgttcttttttatGCACTTTATCAGCCCAATATTGATCTGCTCTCTCAAGTTCAAGTGGGGTAGGTGAGAACTCTGTCTCTAGGATTTAAAGTGTTGTTTTCCAACTTTTGGATAGGATATCTGTGACTGTAAATAACAGTAGGCTCCTGAGGCCAAATTTTTCAGATAGGACTGTTGCCTattaaaaagaagtaaaaaccAATTTCCTCCTGCTCAATATTGACTGCAATACTGGAAGGGATACAAACCCTTGTGCTTAGATCTTAATTGCAGCTACAGGGAGTGCAATGAAACCGTGCTGGTCAAGAGTTTTATGTCCTGCATAGTGTGGTatcttttcttccttgtcaAACAGTTGTCAACTTGGTTAAAAATACAAATGCATTtactattttttcccttttttttaggCTCATCTGTCCTTGATTTCTCCTTGCCCTCTCTGCAGGGGTCTCAACAGCGGGGAAAATTTCTTAGGCTTTTCAAAACTGGGCTTTTGCTGACACTTCACAATTGCTTGTCAACCCCTTCATCACCCCAGCCATCTCCCCAGGTTTTGGTTGAGTTAGTAATGCATGGTGCTGTGGGTCACTGGGCTGTGTACCAGGACCCAGTCAATCAAGGAGTAATTTACACACCTGCgcaccctgccagctctgtgctttaTTGTTGCTGCACCTGGGAGACGAGGTGATTTGCAAGTGCTAGCATTTGCTTGGCTCTTTACAGTAACCTgcatgtgctgcagcacagatggGCCCAGTGGAAGACAGGACACTCAACTCTGGATTTTCACATACACTGGTCTTAAGGCCCAACTTTTTCACAGGCTGAGCAGCTAAAGGCATACATCAGTATGCTACAAATGCCCACCAAGTTTCTCAAGTAGCCTATTTCTATTTCAAGGTGTTTTTGTCCTGTAATGCTAACGTTTCTCAGAAGACAAAGATGCACTGCTAAGCTTGTTTGaatcttttttttcattgcagGCAGTTTTGACTAGGTCTGTCATCCTAATAAATAGATCTCTTGCAAGTTCTGAAGGCATAAGAACTCTGCTATATAGTAGGGAGATTTTATTTGGTCATCAAAGGCAGGTTCTAGTAATGACAAAAGTACATGTTGTTTCTTGAAGTGATTCTTCTTAGTTATTCAAGCCCTGAATAATACTACAAAATACCATGGGAGGTTAAATCAGAAAGATCACTGAATATTCAAGTACACATGCAGGTTTGTGAGTTTAGCTTACTGTGCACTTACTGTGCAGAACAAGGCAGGCATTGccttgaatgtgctgcccagggaggtggtggagtcaccatcactggaggtgttcaggaggagacttgatggggtgcttggtgccatgggttagttgattaggtggtgttggatgataggttggatgcgatgatcttgaaggtctcttccaacctggtctattctattctactctagtctattctattctactctacacTCCAATGTTCTGCATTTGagtttctgttccttttttgAAGTAAACACTGATGTAGAGATTATTCATCAAACTTACATcagttttaatttctctttctctaGGTTAGCAGGGAAAACAGAAACAGCATTTTGCAAGACATCTTGGCAGCTGTAGAGTCCTGCAGAAAATGAAGACCTTTTCTTCCTGGTAAATGTCAAAGCttttattttaagaaaacaTTACAACATTCGGTGGATGTTTCAGtctgttcctgctgctttaGCCCCTGGAGGCTTTACTGGAGACTCTTTCCAGTTGCAATGTGAGGAGAGTTATCTAGAATTTCAAGCAAATTTCCTGTAGTCTCATTTGTGACATTAGAATTCTACTTCAGGAGGGCAAATAACTGACGCTACCCTCTCAGGAGAGGCCCAGACAGTAGTTAAGAGGGTGgcattttgggtttattttcaaGTTTCCAATGGCAATTCTgcctttttatatatattttcaaATCAATAATGTTCAGCCAAATCTTGACTTGTATTTTTTGTGCAGAGTATTAAGTCAGGATTGACTTTATACTGCATTTGTTGATGTGAGTTTTACAGTCTCTTCTGTTTATTGATTCTTTCTATTggctgggtatttttttttctcgtTCAGTTCTGTGCATGGTTAATGCTGAATTAAGAAGTGTTTGGATTAAACAATGCATCTCCCTAAGAGCTGTACAAATGTGTTCAGGAAAAGTGCTACCCCATAATCTATTTTGCATGTTGTGAAAACAGAATTCCCTGCCAGGTGCACACTTGCTCATTGTATGATTTCTAATAATTTGTAAAAAGCAGCTAAGAATCCACTCACttcttcactttttttcctgttcagtTCAACAACTGTTAAAATGTGCAAACTAATTAAAGGCATTTTGAGGTATCATTTTAGTTATTTCTGTTAAATGGGCACTCAAAGTTgtaggagactggatggaggTGACCTGAAAACAGCTGGGAGCATGGAGGGAACGTTCTCTCTCATTCCTGTATTCAGAATGAGGGTCTGGTACAaacttggaatcatagagttattaaggttggacaagacctccaagatcttcaaatccagctgttaacccaCCAGTGCCAAGTCCATCGCTGGAcaatgtccctaagtgccacatgGTGTTTTTGGACCAACGTGTCCGCGTGCTTTTCCAAGGGCAGCTTTTgagccccaagcctgtagtgttgcatggggttgttgtgacccaagtgcaggacctagcACATGGCCTTGTTGAATATCATACacttggcctcagcccatcgaTCCAGCCTGTCTGGACTCCTCTGTACAGCAGATCAGCACTCCCTCCTAGTTTCacgtcatctgcaaatgtactgagGGGGCACTCAAtcctctcctccagatcattgataaagatattaaagagaactggccccaatactgagccctggggaacaccgcTCAGAACTGGTCATTGGCTGGAATTAACTCTGTTCACTGACATTGCCCCCCCACAGATGGCAGGAGGTATGTGCCCTGTTAAAGGCTGCCATGGCCTTGTTTCACAGCTGTGCCTGATATGTTACCATTCTGCCCAAATCCATTTGGACAGTTGTATTGTCTTTGTCCTATGTGATAAAAAGGTAATTCTCCTGGGAACCCCACTCCTTTGGGATTGTATagctcctggctgcttttctgcaaaataaGGCTGTGTGCTGAAGGTATCACTAATCCTTTAATAACAGCAGGCATCTTACTCAGACATGACATCTTCTTAGAGGTGAACCAAAGTAAAGTTTTTCAGGGCTCTATGCCATACACTTCCAGAGAGAAACCGCTTCACTGAAGTGTTGGATGGCCTGCTGTTTCAATATTAAGTCTTTTAGGCTGTAAACTATGCTGCAAAAGGTTAGCTCTTTCAGTGAATAAATAATTACCCAAAATCTAGCAAGGTTTTAGTGGGGCTGCTGTTAAGTTTTAAATAAGGACTGAACGTTAAAGCTAACTATAATGGAGATATCTGACACTTCTCTGTGGAGGACTGGGAGGGGAGTTCCTTCAGGAGTGATAGCAGAGTGCCATTTTCCAAATTACAGGTCA includes:
- the NTPCR gene encoding cancer-related nucleoside-triphosphatase, encoding MSKHVFLTGPPGIGKTTLIQKVTQALKSSGVPIDGFYTEEVREGGRRTGFDVVTLSGKRGPLSRVSSDSSTSRRECRVGQYVVDVVSFEQLVLPMLRNVNHGSDAEKKICVIDEIGKMELFSQAFIQAVRQTLTGSGTVVLGTIPIPKGKPLDLVEEIRSRKDVKVFNVSRENRNSILQDILAAVESCRK